CCGTCGAGGGCGGGTTCGAGGCCGTCGTCTCGTCGAACGGGTCGGTGCTCGGCCGGGCGCCGGTCCCCGGGCGGTCGAACGCGACGGCGGTCGGCGGGCTGACGCTGAACCGGACCGGTCAGGGGCTGGTCGCCATCAGCAACCGGACGAGAGTCCAGGTCGCGAGCAAGTCCGTCCCGCGAGCCCAGCGAGGGTGAGACACGGCGACCGCGACGCCCCGCCGGTCACTCCGCGTCGGCGTCTGCGTCGCGGGCGTCGTCGTCCCAGACGATCCGGAAGACCTCCACGTCGACCGTCCGCGAGTCGTCCTCGTGGAAGTCGAACTGATGCGGGAGGTCGAGCTCCGCCGCGTAGGCGTGGGTGACGCGGCCGCCGTTGTCGGCGGCGAAGGACTCGACGAACGCCTCGCTGCCGGCGTTGTGGATCGAGTAGGACACGTCGCCGACGGCGGCGGCCGTCGCGAGGAAGCCGCGGTCGGCGTGTTCGTTACCCGACTGGGCGCCGAACGGCGGGTTCATGACGACGGTCGTCGGTCCGTCGGGGACGAGCGGGAGCGCGGTCGCGTCGGCACGGACCCACTCGACGTCCGCGGCGGCCGCGACGCGGCGCTCGTTGGCCCGCGCGGTCGCCAGCGGGTCGAGATCTAAGTCGACGCCGACGACCCGTTTCGGCCCGCGCAACACGGCACCGAGCGCCAGCATCCCCGTCCCGGTGCCAAGGTCCACGACCGTCCGACCCTCGACGTCGCCCTGCAGGTCCGCGGTGTGGATCAGGTGCGCCGCGATATCGGGCGGGGTCCGGTACTGCTCCAGGTCGACCCGCGGGTCCTCGAAACCCGCGACCACGCCGAGTTGCTGTGCGAGACGGGTCTTCGTACTCACGCTCTCACCTCGCGGTTCCCCTGACCGTCCGCGCGCCGCGTCGCGTCACTCATTCCTACACAATTTCTACCGCGTATGCAAAAACGTTT
The window above is part of the Halosimplex rubrum genome. Proteins encoded here:
- a CDS encoding METTL5 family protein, yielding MSTKTRLAQQLGVVAGFEDPRVDLEQYRTPPDIAAHLIHTADLQGDVEGRTVVDLGTGTGMLALGAVLRGPKRVVGVDLDLDPLATARANERRVAAAADVEWVRADATALPLVPDGPTTVVMNPPFGAQSGNEHADRGFLATAAAVGDVSYSIHNAGSEAFVESFAADNGGRVTHAYAAELDLPHQFDFHEDDSRTVDVEVFRIVWDDDARDADADAE